A single genomic interval of Arachis duranensis cultivar V14167 chromosome 7, aradu.V14167.gnm2.J7QH, whole genome shotgun sequence harbors:
- the LOC107458246 gene encoding LOW QUALITY PROTEIN: E3 ubiquitin-protein ligase listerin (The sequence of the model RefSeq protein was modified relative to this genomic sequence to represent the inferred CDS: substituted 1 base at 1 genomic stop codon), whose amino-acid sequence MGRQKGEAARTKARPSSSSLAASLLTSTSSSSAAAAAAAVGFGGYVGSSRLDPSPSTDESLPFPDVDSEIAVHLKRLGRKDPTTKLKALGALSVLLQQKSAKDVLLIVPQWAFEYKKLLMDYNREVRRATHDTMTTLVVSIGRDLAPHLKTLMGPWWFAQFDPAYEVSQAAKRSLQAAFPAHEKRLDALILCTTEIFMYLEENLKLTPQNLSDKAVASDELEEIYQQVYSKNHLSIYKTFXVELSVLLINTASSFLLTRIDSAKARVTAVSFAEKLLMDHKNFLDFLKSQRPAIRSATYNLLKSLIKNIPQVINDGNIKTLATAILGAFNEKETTCHRSMWDVILLFSRGFPDGWTSMNVQKGILNPFWNFLRNGCFGSQQISYPALVLFLDSVPPKSIEGDKFFPEFFKNLWIGKRTSLSTDRTAFFQAFKECFLWSLKNASRFNDGVDSIRNFQITLVDKVLVKHLWQDFLTAGNMEAYDIINSGKAADSSEETLNKKTVLNTKDPMPYLQELGKSLIEILSGIYVLDRNFMTVFVVELEKNYMGILQQASNVELIERIILFMSLLEQHAVVKGASWPLVYIVGPLLAKSFSIIRSSDTPCTVGLLSVPVSIFGPQKIVQEVFIQNRGYCSSQLSNDELEAEDFMQIFKSIFVPWCLQENKTSTKARLDLLLALLDDEYFSEQWSFIIDYVVNRSSPGCQPGVVDATHAAMLAMLLEKARNEIMNRKKRDYSGHKKGTHAEDWHHEHLESFAISICRSLPPFSASHVQFMCSLIGGSTEGNSTAFLSRSSSILIYKDILRKLISFIQVSPFLWVQNTASVLSDDAKLCVEDDSSLNIVEIAKFALEILDGSFFCLKTLDGESGLVSGVLSAIFVIEWESNLIKALDDSLDDKSMIKTKARLSFGEIVCAFRNKLNVQFMKSLCLDSRKRLLNILIQSARSAVFVEDELINERIISLCFTWVLQILEYVCLNEDEEQTLLHLLLSKGEMWPVFVVPSFSLTKASGHQKFVALIDKLITTIGIDKFILGYSVHKQSTLEVSQEGASPACLAAEILCTWRWPGNSAVYSFLPSLAAYAKRSISPQASLLDETLSILLDGALVYGCNDTKSYVTMWPVPVDEVEGIQAPFLRALVAFLSTLFKEKIWGAEKALSLLELLVNKLFIGEAVNTNCLNILPLLISILLEPLYNDMEPGRDAQPCSSEENFVQNTMIDWLERTLKLPPLVTWKTGQDMENWLQLVIACYPFSAIGGPQAIKPARSVSPDERKLLYELFQKQRNVAGESAFVNQLPVVQMLLSELMVVSVGYCLNEFSDEDWDFLFSNLRSWIQSTVVKMEDVAENVNGLVDSSSDNLDLMYKKIEEAVLISDPFPIKICENALLSFSLLLKQCKLQQAEEGDNLNTMKSEKLESVKDRILEGILRLLFCTGISEAIVNACFKEAASVIASSRVEYTYFWELVASCVINSSSQARDRAVKSVEFWGLSEGPISSLYAILFTSKLIPLLQFAAYFVLSNEPVISMAVVEDNVSNSDMYTGSDQELTIEEKVHLKQEISSMVEKAPFEVLEMDLLAQQRVNLFLAWSMLISHLCSLPSSSSLRERLIQYIQDSATSVILDCLFQHIPLDISMIQSLKKKDAELSGGLSEAASAATRAITTGSLFTSVESLWPVELVKISSLAGAMYGLMLRVLPAYVRGWFSDLRDRNTSAAIESFTRTCCSPPLIANELSLIKRENYSDENFSVSVSKAANEVVATYTKDETGMDLVIRLPASYPLRPVDVDCTRSLGISETKQRKWLMSMMLFVRNQNGALAEAIGIWKRNFDKEFEGVEECPICYSVIHTTNHSLPRLACKTCKHKFHSACLYKWFSTSHKSSCPLCQSPF is encoded by the exons ATGGGAAGGCAAAAAGGTGAAGCCGCAAGAACCAAGGCACGCCCTTCTAGCAGCAG TCTTGCCGCGTCGCTCTTGACGTCGACTTCTTCTTCCTCCGCCGCCGCAGCCGCAGCCGCCGTCGGATTCGGTGGTTATGTCGGCAGTTCACGCCTTGACCCTTCTCCTTCTACCGACGAGTCTCTCCCATTTCCC GATGTAGATAGCGAAATCGCGGTGCACTTGAAGAGGCTAGGCAGGAAGGATCCCACTACTAAG CTTAAGGCGTTGGGAGCTTTATCTGTGCTGCTTCAACAAAAATCTGCAAAGGACGTTCTTCTAATTGTTCCTCAATGG GCAtttgaatataaaaagctaTTGATGGACTACAATAGGGAGGTTCGGCGGGCCACTCATGATACAATGACCACTCTCGTTGTCTCTATTGG GAGAGATTTGGCTCCACATCTGAAGACTTTGATGGGACCATGGTGGTTTGCGCAATTTGATCCAGCCTATGAAGTTTCTCAGGCAGCAAAAAGGTCTTTGCAG GCAGCCTTCCCCGCACACGAAAAAAGACTTGATGCTTTGATTTTATGCACAACAGAGATATTCATGTATTTAGAAGAAAACCTAAAACTCACACCACAAAATTTATCTGACAAGGCTGTAGCTTCGGATGAGTTGGAAGAGATTTACCAGCAGGTGTATAGCAAAAATCACCTTTCTATATATAAAACATTTTAAGTTGAACTTTCAGTTTTATTGATTAACACTGCTTCATCTTTTTTATTGACTAGGATAGATA GTGCAAAGGCCAGGGTGactgctgtttcttttgctgaaAAGCTATTAATGGATCATAAAAATTTTCTAGACTTCCTAAAGTCACAAAGACCTGCTATCCGATCAGCTACTTATAACTTGTTGAAGagcttaataaaaaatataccacAGGTGATTAATGATGGAAATATAAAAACTCTTGCCACTGCAATTCTTGGTGCTTTCAATGAGAAGGAGACAACTTGTCATCGCTCAATGTGGGATGTAATATTACTTTTCTCTAGAGGATTCCCTGATGGTTGGACCTCCATGAATGTTCAGAAAGGCATACTGAATCCATTTTGGAATTTTCTTAGAAATGGGTGCTTTGGTTCCCAGCAGATTTCATATCCAGCTTTGGTTTTATTCTTGGATAGTGTGCCTCCTAAGTCTATAGAAGGGGATAAATTTTTTCCCGAGTTTTTCAAGAACTTGTGGATAGGAAAAAGAACTTCTCTATCTACAGATAGAACAGCATTTTTCCAGGCTTTCAAAGAATGTTTTCTTTGGTCACTGAAAAATGCGTCAAG ATTTAATGATGGAGTGGACTCAATCAGGAATTTCCAAATCACTCTTGTTGATAAAGTCCTAGTAAAGCATTTATGGCAGGATTTCCTTACAGCTGGAAACATGGAAGCTTATGACATAATCAATTCAGGAAAAGCTGCAGATTCATCTGAGGAAACTCTTAACAAGAAGACAGTGCTGAATACGAAGGATCCAATGCCCTATTTGCAAGAGTTGGGAAAAAGCCTTATTGAAATCCTTTCAGGAATTTATGTGTTAGATAGGAATTTTATGACTGTTTTTGTTGTGGAACTTGAAAAGAATTACATGGGCATTCTTCAGCAAGCAAGTAATGTGGAGCTCATTGAACGGATCATCTTGTTCATGTCATTGCTGGAGCAACATGCAGTGGTCAAAGGTGCAAGTTGGCCGTTGGTCTATATTGTTGGACCATTGTTGGCAAAGTCTTTCTCGATTATTAGATCATCT GATACTCCATGTACTGTGGGACTTCTATCTGTTCCTGTCTCCATATTTGGACCACAAAAGATAGTCCAAGAAGTTTTTATTCAAAACAGAGGGTACTGTTCTAGTCAGCTTTCAAATGATGAATTGGAAGCTGAGGATTTTATGCAAATCTTCAAGAGTATTTTTGTTCCTTGGTGTCTACAGGAAAATAAAACCTCTACCAAAGCCAGACTGGATTTGTTGTTGGCACTACTAGATGATGAATATTTTTCTGAACAATGGTCTTTCATTATCGACTATGTTGTTAACCGAAGTTCTCCTGGATGCCAACCTGGGGTGGTGGATGCCACCCATGCTGCAATGTTGGCTATGCTCCTTGAAAAAGCAAGGAATGAGATTATGAATAGGAAAAAGAGAGATTATTCAGGTCATAAAAAGGGCACTCATGCTGAAGATTGGCATCATGAACACCTGGAATCATTTGCTATTTCTATTTGCCGTTCTTTGCCTCCTTTTAGTGCTTCTCATGTGCAATTTATGTG CTCTCTTATTGGTGGTTCGACAGAAGGAAATTCTACAGCTTTTCTGTCGAGAAGTTCATCGATTCTCATCTACAAGGACATCCTCCGGAAATTAATAAGTTTTATTCAGGTTTCACCTTTTCTTTGGGTACAGAATACAGCTTCTGTGTTAAGCGATGATGCAAAGTTATGTGTGGAAGATGATAGTTCTCTCAACATTGTTGAGATTGCTAAGTTTGCTCTCGAGATACTTGATGGTAGTTTCTTTTGCCTAAAGACACTTGATGGGGAAAGTGGACTTGTATCAGGAGTTCTGTCTGCAATCTTTGTCATTGAATGGGAGTCTAATTTAATTAAAGCTCTTGATGATTCGCTTGATGACAAATCAATGATTAAAACGAAAGCCAGGTTGTCATTTGGTGAAATTGTGTGCGCTTTTCGCAATAAGTTAAATGTTCAATTTATGAAAAGCCTTTGCTTAGATAGCCGCAAGAGGTTGTTGAATATCTTAATTCAATCAGCAAGGTCTGCAGTTTTTGTTGAAGACGAACTAATAAATGAGAGAATCATATCATTGTGCTTTACCTGGGTGCTTCAAATTCTTGAGTACGTCTGTTTGAATGAAGATGAGGAACAAACTCTGCTACATCTGCTGCTTAGCAAGGGTGAAATGTGGCCTGTGTTTGTGGTTCCAAGTTTCAGCTTGACAAAG GCTTCAGGACATCAGAAGTTTGTAGCATTAATTGACAAGTTAATCACGACGATTGGGATTGATAAGTTTATCCTGGGATATTCAGTGCACAAGCAATCTACACTTGAAGTAAGTCAAGAGGGTGCCTCTCCTGCTTGTCTAGCTGCTGAAATACTATGTACATGGAGATGGCCAGGGAACAGTGCTGTGTATTCTTTCTTACCTTCACTTGCTGCATATGCCAAAAGAAGTATTTCTCCCCAGGCAAGCCTGTTAGATGAAACATTGAGTATCTTGCTTGATGGCGCTCTTGTTTATGGATGCAATGATACAAAGAGTTATGTTACTATGTGGCCAGTACCAGTTGATGAAGTGGAAGGCATTCAAGCACCATTCTTAAGAGCTCTTGTTGCCTTTCTGTCTACTTTGTTCAAAGAGAAGATATGGGGGGCAGAGAAGGCATTGAGTCTACTTGAGCTCCTTGTAAATAAGCTTTTCATTGGTGAAGCTGTTAATACAAATTGTCTTAACATTCTTCCTTTGCTTATAAGTATACTTCTAGAACCATTGTACAATGATATGGAGCCTGGCAGAGATGCTCAACCTTGTTCTTCAGAAGAAAATTTTGTCCAAAATACTATGATAGACTGGCTGGAGAGGACTCTAAAGCTCCCACCTTTGGTCACGTGGAAAACAGGACAAG ATATGGAAAATTGGCTTCAGTTGGTTATAGCATGTTACCCATTCAGTGCAATAGGTGGTCCTCAAGCGATAAAGCCAGCAAGAAGTGTCAGCCCTGATGAGAGGAAACTTTTGTATGAATTATTCCAGAAGCAAAGGAATGTTGCTGGTGAATCTGCATTTGTCAACCAGCTTCCAGTGGTCCAGATGCTGCTATCAGAACTAATGGTTGTTTCAGTAGGCTATTGCTTGAATGAATTTAGTGATGAAGATTGGGACTTCCTGTTTTCTAACCTAAGGTCTTGGATTCAATCAACAGTCGTTAAGATGGAGGATGTAGCTGAAAATGTAAATGGTCTTGTTGACAGTTCATCGGATAATTTAGATCTGATGTATAAGAAAATTGAGGAAGCAGTTTTGATTTCAGATCCATTTCCTATAAAGATTTGTGAAAATGCTCTGTTGTCATTTTCACTTCTCCTTAAGCAGTGTAAACTTCAACAAGCTGAAGAAGGAGATAATTTGAATACAATGAAATCCGAAAAATTGGAATCTGTTAAAGATCGAATTTTAGAGGGTATCCTTCGCCTATTATTTTGTACTGGCATTTCTGAGGCTATTGTAAATGCATGTTTCAAAGAAGCTGCATCAGTTATTGCATCATCACGTGTTGAATACACCTACTTCTGGGAATTGGTAGCTTCTTGTGTTATTAACTCCTCATCACAAGCTAGGGATAGAGCTGTGAAATCAGTGGAATTTTGGGGATTAAGTGAAGGTCCCATTAGCTCGTTGTATGCTATACTTTTCACTTCGAAGCTAATTCCTTTATTGCAGTTTGCTGCATATTTTGTTCTTTCAAATGAGCCCGTTATAAGCATGGCTGTCGTCGAAGATAATGTTAGTAACTCAGATATGTACACGGGTAGTGACCAGGAATTAACAATAGAAGAAAAGGTCCATTTGAAACAGGAAATATCTTCCATGGTTGAGAAGGCACCTTTTGAGGTTCTTGAAATGGACTTACTTGCACAGCAACGA GTAAACCTCTTCCTTGCTTGGTCAATGTTGATATCACATCTATGTTCATTgccttcatcatcatctttgaGGGAGAGACTGATCCAGTACATACAAGACTCTGCTACTTCAGTTATCTTAGATTGTCTTTTTCAGCATATTCCTCTAGATATTTCCATGATTCagagtttgaaaaagaaagatgcAGAGCTTTCTGGTGGTTTATCAGAAGCTGCAAGTGCTGCCACCCGTGCCATAACAACTGGTTCGTTGTTTACTTCTGTGGAATCTCTCTGGCCTGTTGAATTGGTGAAAATTTCATCTCTTGCTGGTGCAATGTATGGATTGATGCTTCGTGTTCTTCCTGCATATGTACGTGGTTGGTTCAGTGATTTGCGTGATCGTAACACTTCAGCTGCTATTGAATCCTTTACGAGGACTTGCTGTAGCCCTCCTCTCATTGCAAATGAATTGTCATTG ATTAAGAGGGAAAACTATTCTGATGAGAATTTCTCAGTTAGTGTAAGCAAAGCAGCAAATGAGGTGGTTGCTACTTACACAAAGGATGAAACGGGAATGGATCTAGTCATTCGCCTGCCAGCATCTTATCCGCTAAGGCCTGTAGACGTTGATTGTACAAGGAGCCTAGGGATAAGTGAGACCAAGCAAAGGAAATGGTTGATGTCAATGATGCTATTTGTTCGTAATCAG AATGGAGCTTTAGCAGAAGCTATAGGAATTTGGAAGCGCAATTTCGATAAAGAATTTGAAGGTGTTGAGGAGTGCCCAATCTGTTACAGTGTCATCCACACTACCAACCACAGCCTTCCTCGCCTTGCTTGCAAGACGTGCAAACACAAATTTCATTCTGCTTGTCTTTATAAATGGTTTTCAACTTCTCACAAATCGTCTTGTCCATTGTGTCAGTCTCCATTCTGA
- the LOC107458230 gene encoding wound-induced protein 1-like, whose translation MVVPEIIEEKDRNKRIIRDLYKAIISKDADTLHLLLAPNLEWWFHGPQRHRHHLIPFLTCSFSSASSSNPFVPHLIEEFGSTVIIAEGYDKVNNVWWVHAWTITVDGVITQIREYLNTSVIVTKLRKHLDADDDDACYSSMGHCVWKSKLIDDSVPGLILAI comes from the coding sequence ATGGTGGTGCCTGAAATAATAGAGGAAAAAGATCGCAACAAGAGAATCATCAGAGACTTATACAAAGCTATAATCTCCAAAGACGCGGACACATTGCATCTCCTTCTTGCCCCAAACTTAGAATGGTGGTTCCATGGCCCACAACGTCATCGCCACCATTTGATTCCGTTCCTAACATGCTCTTTTTCttcagcatcatcatcaaacCCTTTTGTTCCTCATCTAATAGAAGAGTTTGGATCAACGGTGATTATCGCTGAAGGGTACGATAAGGTGAACAACGTGTGGTGGGTGCATGCATGGACTATTACCGTTGATGGGGTCATTACTCAGATCAGAGAGTATCTCAACACTTCGGTGATTGTCACTAAGCTTAGGAAGCATTTGGATGCTGACGATGATGATGCTTGTTACTCTTCCATGGGTCATTGCGTTTGGAAGAGCAAGCTCATTGATGACTCTGTGCCTGGACTTATTCTTGCAATATAG